In the genome of Streptomyces lydicus, the window GACGATACGCACCGCCGCCGGCCGGACCGTGCCGCCGCTCTCGATGCTCAGACCGTCCAGCGGGCTGCGTACGCACAGCGTGACGTCCAGCCCGGCCCACCGCGCGAGGGCCGCGGTGTAGCCACCGATCGCGCCGCCGCCGATCACCGCGATCCGGGCGGGTGCCGCTGCTGGGGAGCTCCGGGGCATACCTCGATCGTAGAGCCGGGGGAGCCTGACGGGTGGGTGCCGCCCGGGCCCCGGCGTCGCCCGGGGCGGGGCCCGGGGCCGTACCGGTGGCTCTCAGCGCCGGCCGCGCTGGCCCGGCCGCTGCGCCACCCACGCTCTGACCGTGTCGGCGAACCAGTACGGTTTCCCGCCCTCCACCAGATCCGGTTCGGGCAGCAGCCCGTGCTTGCGGTAGGAGCGCACGGTGTCCGGCTGCACCTGGATGTGCGCGGCGATCTCCTTGTACGACCAGAGCTTGCGGTCGGTCATCTCTGCCACCTCCTGAGCGCCGTACGCAGGGTCGGCCCGGAGGAGCCGGCAGGGGGCTGCGTACGGCCTGGTGATCACTCACCCTGTGCCTGGACAACGACACCGAGTAACCATGGGGGAGGGGCTGTTGATCGGCTGTGACGGAAGCCCCATGTAACGGTGACAGCCGTGACGCGAGCCGGATGGCTGTGACGGGGGCGGGACGGTCCGGAACGGGGGCGGGACCGTCCGGAACGGGGGCGGGACCGTCCGGAGAGGGGCGAATCGGTCCCGAGACGGGCGGGATGGTCCGGAGAGGGGCGGGGTGAAACGGCGTGTGGCGGGCCGGTTCCCCAGCTGGGGAACCGGCCCGCCACACGTACACCAGCAGCGGCCCGGCCGGACGGACAGCCGGCCGTGCCGAGCGCGGCCGGATCGGGCGTGCGGATCAGGCGTAGAGCGCCCGCCAGGTCTTCTTGTCGACCTTGCCGTTGGCGGTCAGATGATGCCGGGACTGGAACTTCTTCACCGCGGCCAGGGTCTTGGGACCGAAGTACCCGGTCACATCTCCCCACGGGAGATAGCGGCGGTTCGCCAGCAGGCACTGCACCTGCGAGACGCGGTCGCCGCGCTGACCGTAGACGGTGAGGGCGGTTCCGTTGTAGTACGCGCAGGCGGCCAGCGTGCCGGGCCGGCCGGCTGCCGGGCTGTCGGCGGACGCCGGACCGGTGAGCAGTCCGGCGGTCAGCAGCCCCGCGGTCGCGGTCAGGACGGCCGTGCGCTTGACGGCATGGCGGAGAGTGTCGGCATTCACGAATTCCCCCGTTTCCCCCGTTGGATGTGATTCCACCCGTTCTGACGCAGGGGGAGCGGTGCGCGGTTCCGGCGATTCCCCGGCACTTGGCGCACGCTGCCGTCAGCTCCGGCCCGGGCTCCCGCTTGGGCGCTCGCTGAGGCTTCCGTTCGGGCTCCCGTACGGACTTCCGTTGCCCGGTGCCGCCTTCGTGGCCGCCTTGCGCAGCTCGTGTTCCAGGTCCTCCAGGGCCAGCCCCTTCGTCTCCGGCGCGTACCGCTTGCAGAAGACCAGGGACAGCACACACATCACGCCGAAGAACCAGAACGTGGTGCCCGCGCCGACCGCGTCGAGCAGCAGCGGGAAGGCCAGCGCGACCCCGAAGTTGACCATCCACATCATGAACACCGCGGCGCCCATGGCCAGTCCG includes:
- a CDS encoding peptidoglycan-binding domain-containing protein, producing MNADTLRHAVKRTAVLTATAGLLTAGLLTGPASADSPAAGRPGTLAACAYYNGTALTVYGQRGDRVSQVQCLLANRRYLPWGDVTGYFGPKTLAAVKKFQSRHHLTANGKVDKKTWRALYA
- a CDS encoding helix-turn-helix transcriptional regulator: MTDRKLWSYKEIAAHIQVQPDTVRSYRKHGLLPEPDLVEGGKPYWFADTVRAWVAQRPGQRGRR